From the genome of Oryza glaberrima chromosome 1, OglaRS2, whole genome shotgun sequence:
gtggctccttgttggcgatttttcttgtgagttcgccctcgagcaGACCAGCCGAAGCAGCGTTTATGACCGACGCCTcagttatgtcttgaacttggcaccgggcttgcgagaagtGACGCATGTACTtccttatcgactcccccggcctttggcgaatgccgagtagatgttgctgcgtcttcggctcctcataggtgcctcgaaagttaaggacaaagacatcgcgcaattgctcccatgagtaaatgctattggctggtaaattgaaataccaagaacgggcgatgccgtctagagcgagatgtattacctttgccttggtattttcgtccccatgagccgcttcgatcgctgactcgtagatggagaggaactccTTCGGGTCAGTTTCGCCTGAATAGCGTGGGACGGGTGGGAATTTGAACTGGGGGGGAGGATTGGAcgagtcttgattcccccactcagcggtagccccttttcgcctcccgccctgtttaccgcaccttgctgcgggtatagcgtggcgaagggcgaaatcATGGCTTGTGCGTGGGGTTGGGCTATAGCATTCGGCTGCCCGGCTCTGATCGGAGGTACTTActgagccgccatggatgggtcgaaGGTTGGCTGTGACCATGTCATGGCGGCTTGGATTGGTGCTTGCTTTGCCCCGAAGCCTGGGGTTGGTGCTTGCTGCCGAACGGTTGGCGCCTGAGCAGCGTTGAcgaagtcgaactgcggtccttgatTCCACGGCGAAGCTCCCAGGCCTGGTTGATTCGACGGCAACCAATTAGGCGTACCTTGACTTGCATTCCCCTCCGGGTGAGCCGATGGAGTTGTACTTGAAATGtagtggggttggttgagttgctgaaggaaagcttggagttgcgcctgcagagccgaagccccttccgTCATTGTCTGCGACGTTTGGCCAGGTGGTTGATGCTGTACCTGGGCAGCGGCTGGTTGAACTTGCAGTTGCACATGAGGGGCCGGATGCGCTGCTGCAGTCGATGGCTGCCGGGCGAAGTACATTGGCGCTTGCGCGACTTGTGGCGGAAAGGGTTGGGTCATCACTTGCGGATGGACTTGAGGTGGGACATATCCCGCCGAATACTGAAGGATTGGGGCCGACGTGACCTTGGTCCGCCTTGCTGCctcgtatgcttgttgttgttcttacatttggcgaagcatgtcttggagccgtgtcatgttctgtcgcatggcttccatgtttGCTTCGGCTTGTGTTTCAGGGTCAGGGCTGACTTGGGCCTGCACTGCGGCAAGCGCGGTTggggccgctgccggctgcgaCGGGGCGGCTTGGGGCACCAACAGTTGGCTTGTCGACAGGATCTCCGCCCTagtctggagtgcccttgccgccgcagccgccttcgccacATCGGCCGCGCTCGGCACTTGCACAGAGATGGCTGGGGCCGAAGGCGGTAGTGATGGCGCATATGTGGAAGCAGATggtcctcctccatcttcggctgcgggcgccgaaggctctgctccctcctcggcggccaTGTCCGCTCCGGTGTCGCTTTCCTTCCgccttgtaaccttctccttcacgaccttcttcggtggcattcgctttcagtggtttcgctcggagttccccacggtcggcgccagctgttgtcgaaacgacaacctcatacgtcgaaagacgtggttactcaacagtggttggaaagaaacGGAGTGTATAAATTTCAGAATGTTTACTTcgggatccccccattacatggccctaggggactatttatatcCCCATTACAGGTTATTACTACTAGGGTTTTAGGTTATACATGGGAATTTACATTattacccttacgaaagggacatttacaggggtacataatgttatggaggctcatgggcccctgatgggccgtcaggcgatcgccggccttatagcccctaggcttgatgggccggaaaggcttcttcggccctcgcgggggcgaacttgccatggcgaagttgtcttccttcggcagatactcttcgccttgcacccctCACCTGGGGCGCCTCTGGCCTGGCAAGGTATTCGCACGACCCTTCGTCTCTCGCCGTTCTTGCTTCATAGtcttcgccacgggtttcggcagatttggtAGAAGGGCCTCATGCTATCCACCAACAACATGGTTCGTACAAACTACTCCCACATGTTCTCTCTATTTGCAAGATGGACGCTGTTATTCGGTTCTGCGTTCTGTGGTCTGTACCACAAGCAGGAGCCCATAGGCGCTCAAACGAATGGCCACATATAGCCCATCTTTAGGGCCCATATAATGCTTTTGTGACACAGTCTTCTACTCCTCTCTGGTTCAATACAATCAAACAATCAGCCCAAAAGTGATAATGGAGGTTATGATCTTGCTCTACTGATGAGtacaaaggagaagaaaatttataACCTTTAGCCTTCAAATGTGCAagttggtactccctccgttttttaatatatgacaccgttgactttttctcgaatgtttgaccattcgtcttattcaaaaaatttacgtaattataatttattttgttatgagttgttttatcactcatattactttaagtgtgatttatatcttatacatttacataaattttttgaataaaacgaatggtcaaacatgtgagaaaaagtcaagtgtcatctattaaaaaaacggaggtagtacatttgAGGTTCCATACAATAAGGCAGTACAAGATTTACAATGGCGTAACTATAGCTGGCCATGTACAATTCATTTCTgaacattatttatttatttgcccTTCCCATGTGATTGTTACACAGTTCCTTCTTTTTTCCTCAGAAACCAGACCGAGAGCTTCCCCAGTACCATTGATTGCTTTTACAACTTTGACTTGGGGCGGCTCACTGTTGCTTCAATGGTCCCGTGTGGTTCATCGGTCGGCAGGTACACATCATCAGCAAACTgttcaagaaaataaaaatcagtTTTCGAGATATGAGAGTTCCGGAGTAGCTTCAATTGCAATCCCCCAGCATGAGATTTGCTAACATTGCACAAGAACATAGTGGATTATAACATCATGTATTTTCTCTAGATTATAACGTTGCAGGTTGACAATACGGCAACACTTAAATTCATTCCAATCATGAAACCTAGCATCGTAGTATGACTGTAGTAGCCAGAAAAAAGTCGAGCAACTAAGATTTCTATGAACCAATACTCTAAAATAGGGGAATTTTATCTCCAAATCCATTATATAATTAAGAACAATAATGAATTAACGACTCTGTTTTTGTATGTTTCGTTTTCTCCAAAAAGCCGAATCAAATATATCTGATCTgtattaaaaaagagagagagagagagaaaagaacgATAATGAATTACGGATATAAAGCATCAGTTCAAGTTCGTATTTCTTAACTGATCCCTTCAATTTAGCTATTAAACAGAACCAAGACCTCAAGTGTGTTTGGATTAGAATTGCCAGTTTAAATCTAGATGTGAATTGAAACCCACCATTAGCCCTGAGAAGAAAGTACCCAAAAGATCAGGAAAACAGAACAATACAAATGCAGTGCTACAATTCTCACCTTCACTAATCCTGGATTTTCTTTGTTCCCTAAGTTAACAGGGATAAAGTGGAGGTTCGGCATCCTTAGCTGAACAGATGCTATATCCGGGAACCTTAAAAATGCACACATATATTTAGTGAATGTATATAAGAAGGCCAGAAGGACTAAATAAGACCAAGAAAAAGTTACTGCAAGTAACAACCAAACCAGAGTTACAGACCTGTTGAGAACTTCCTTAGCCATCAGGTATAGTGTATTCTGCACTGATGGACTATACACTCCAACATCAGGAGGACCAAAGAACGTATCTGCAAGAACTTTCTTTACGTCCTGATACCTTTGTGTGAAGCAGAATGACTTTGATGGAATCTGGGAAACATGCTCAAAAGGAtacctgacaaaaaaaaaacaactaataaGCACACAAACAATTGGATGAGCACCAAGTAACTTAATCTCCCCTAAAATTGATGCAATAGCCTATGTAAAAACTATTCATCTACAAGGCATACTGGTAATATAAATGATGTTGAACTGAACAGACCAGAATAGTTAACTATTATAGTACTGAACTCGCTTATCTCATGCGTTGAATGACCATAGCTTTAAATGAAGATAATAAAATGGTAGAATAGTGGTGGATGACAGAATTTCTCAGGTATATAAGAGTAGCAGACCTCCACCAGGCAGTTACTTCTGTTGCTACAATCCTTTCTCTTGTATCAGGAAGAAGTGTGTAGCGATCCCTCACAAATTTTTCGAACCCGGACTGAGAGAGACAAGGTGGTGAAAGGTTAGCATGCACTAGTACAAATTGAGCATATATGTATGACAAAAGGCAGTCTGGTTttgttaaaatttatatttcctTCGTTTATACTTCATCAGAAGTTAACTAGTTAAATTATTTTGCTTTTCTGACACTTCAGCTAGCACTTTACCTCACATTTTTGCATTTAATTCCTTCAAGCATGCATAGTAGCACTTGTTACAAGTTTATTCCTAGTTCAAAAGTACAATACATAAACTGTCTTTACAAGTGAACCCAAGCAACCCCAGTGTGAAAGGTTAGCATCCGGCAAAAATACCTGAGTTGTCTTTAGCAGGGAGTATCCTTGGATTCCAGAATTTATGAGCAAGTTTCCAGACTTCTTCACAATGACCTCTGTGACGTGCTTCTCAACACCAAGTTTGAACCCTAAAATAAGATAAAACGGAACACATTAATGAAggaaaatatatattgcaaaatCCAACTTGAGAGTTGCAAGCATAACAATGATCATGGGAAATTTGACCAAAGCCTAGATAAAGGCCAAAGCCAAAGCTTAACAATGAACATATTTGTATTCTAGATGCTTCTGAACAAACACATCCGGTTTATTACCCAATATTCTTcagtaaaagaaataaagaaaatgtcCACCATCTGGGACTTATATGATCCTTACGACTGCTCATGCTACCTAAGAACAAGATATTTTTGTTACCAGTGTTTAGGGATGGTGAAGTAATGTTCAAAAGGTGTTGCCAAGGGCTCATCTTCCCGTCATTTTTCATTTATTCATCCGAGACACATTTGTAACGTTTAGGTACAAATTAATGTATAAATGTAACTAAACAGTTGCTTTTGTAGCTGTGGTTTCACAatatagaaaagagaaaaaattgcCTGGTGACCCTACTGTTGTAATTTATTCCATTTGCACAACGATCCAACCAATACTGGGAGGTAGGTCTGGTGATTCTTAGCTCCGTTCGGTAGTACAAGTTCCCAACTCCTACTCATCGtcttccgcgcgcacgcttttcaaaccgctaaacgatgcgttttttgcaaaaagtttctatacgaaagttgcttaaaaaaattatattaatccatttttgaaaaaaaaatagctaaaacttaattaatcacgcactaaaacgctgcttcgttttgcatgccggggagtgagggttcccaacccttaCTCTCGAACAGAGCCTAAGAATAGCTCGAAACTTCTATGGCAGGTTTTATGAGGATTTCCAAGAATATGTAAGGATGCATCTGTATTACACGCTCACGTTGATCTGCGTAGAACTGCTCTTGCTGCAACTATACTTGTACGGTGCTCTTTCTTCTAGTAATATAAAGCCACTTAAAAAAGAGAAGGTTTGAGGGTCTAGCTTTTGTGCTCTGATTTTAGTAGTGTGATGGAAATTTGGTACTGTTGTGATATTATACTCTGTTATTGTTAAATAAACCTGGGAAATTTGACACCTTGACCtcctgacaataaaaaggagttTTCTAACTTGAGAGCAGACTAAATAATCCTTATGCTTAACCATTGAAACACACCTCTTCTTTACCTTAAGCTACTGAATGATCACGCAAACAGAAAGCACAAGTGATAAAACTCTTCTCACCGTGGGAATGAGGCTTCCCATCGACAACCACACGCTCCCATGGACGCTCGGCGATGGTCACCGTTGCCTCTGAGACCTGCCCGAATAGGAAGGCACCCAAATATATCAATAAAACTCCCAACTTGCCTCAAATACATACAATCAGTCAAATCACACGCCATTTTTATCTACCTGCGGGTACAGCGAGGTGAAATGCCTTCCAAGAATCACCGCGAATTCCTCCATGGAGACAATCTCCGTGCATTCCTTGGCCTTCACATACACCTGACCGAACAAAACAACCACACCGAATCAATCCAGATTCTAGAACCAGACAAGGAAGCGCGAGGGATCGCGGGCTTACGGTGTTCTTGATGGAATcggtggcgacgatggcggagTTGTCGTCGGAGGTGTAGGAGGGGAGGCAGTCGGAGACGACGCTGACGGCCACGTTCCACTCGACGATGACGTGGCCTCCCGCGGCCGCGGGGCGGCGCCAGACGCGGGAGACGCGGACGCGGGACTTGCCGTGCCTGCCCTGGAGCTCGAGGCGATCGGCCATGGCCACCGCAGGGGAGGGAGGGGTCAGAGGCTCAGAGCAACGGATCCGATCTGTGCGAGTGCGCTCTGCGCTGTGCGGGGCGAGCTGCTGCGTTGGACTTGGAGATGGGATGGGCCGGGGCGGATGCGTACGGGATCTCCTTTTGTAGAGGGATGGTGGGGCCCACTCATTTTGTAGAGGGATGGTGGGGCCCGGACACAGTGGGCGGAAGACGAGAGTGACGTGTCCCACGCTCGCGCTGTTCGAGTTGGATAATGTGATGCGGTGAGTCGGTGACCTCGGAGGAAATTGTTTAGCGCGGCTCCGACTTcagctttattttttaaaaaaatacattaccAACGTGGGTGtagtttatttaaaaagttttagctttacctaaaataaaaataaactggCTAAAACACTATCATAAAATAAACTCGAAATGGAGTTGTATTTGGCACAggttcaaataaaaaaataatagaaacaTATATTCTTAGCTCTCGAAATttatgaatttaaatttgtaattaCAGTGATAGTGTTTGAATGTTGTtcctattttattaaatatatatt
Proteins encoded in this window:
- the LOC127763296 gene encoding uricase, translating into MADRLELQGRHGKSRVRVSRVWRRPAAAGGHVIVEWNVAVSVVSDCLPSYTSDDNSAIVATDSIKNTVYVKAKECTEIVSMEEFAVILGRHFTSLYPQVSEATVTIAERPWERVVVDGKPHSHGFKLGVEKHVTEVIVKKSGNLLINSGIQGYSLLKTTQSGFEKFVRDRYTLLPDTRERIVATEVTAWWRYPFEHVSQIPSKSFCFTQRYQDVKKVLADTFFGPPDVGVYSPSVQNTLYLMAKEVLNRFPDIASVQLRMPNLHFIPVNLGNKENPGLVKFADDVYLPTDEPHGTIEATVSRPKSKL